One window of the Euwallacea similis isolate ESF13 chromosome 28, ESF131.1, whole genome shotgun sequence genome contains the following:
- the LOC136417460 gene encoding cathepsin L-like proteinase, whose amino-acid sequence MFVKIFLFSCLVLIASANQEEWANYKAKFGKVYASDAEHQVRYEAFKGNLQKIQEHNAKYDQGLVTWYMAVNDFTDLTAEEFEQQYLSSKMPVYNQTGKRIHQTSVSTPDHVDWRKSNYVTGVKNQGSCGSCWTFSATGTLEGAFAKSHRSLVSFSEQELVDCATNGAGYNGAGCSGGVVQSALDYVRDHGMVYEKDYPYEARQGSCRQKGNVFKIKGYTEIGRNDENGLRNAVGNVSPVSVAVNAKDFQHYGGGIYDSSSCSNSINHGVLAVGYNSENGHNYWIVKNSWGTGWGEGGYIRMARGHNLCAIASQACYPNL is encoded by the exons ATGTTCGTCAAAATCTTCCTTTTCTCTTGCCTGGTGTTGATCGCCAGTGCCAACCAAGAAGAATGGGCTAACTACAAG GCAAAATTCGGGAAGGTTTACGCCTCTGACGCTGAACACCAGGTGCGCTATGAAGCTTTCAAGGGCAACTTGCAAAAAATCCAAGAGCACAATGCTAAATACGACCAAGGCTTAGTCACCTGGTACATGGCCGTCAACGATTTCACTGACCTCACTGCTGAGGAATTCGAACAACAGTATTTGTCATCTAAGATGCCTGTCTACAATCAAACTGGAAAGAGGATCCACCAGACATCCGTCTCAACCCCCGACCACGTCGACTGGAGGAAATCCAACTACGTCACCGGAGTTAAGAACCAAGGTTCCTGCGGTTCCTGCTGGACTTTCAGTGCT ACTGGTACTTTGGAAGGAGCTTTCGCCAAGTCTCATCGGTCGCTGGTGTCCTTCAGTGAACAAGAACTTGTGGATTGTGCCACTAACGGTGCTGGTTATAACGGTGCTGGATGCAGCGGAGGTGTTGTTCAAAGTGCTTTGGACTACGTCAGGGACCACGGAATGGTTTATGAAAAAGATTACCCATACGAAGCGAGGCAGGGATCCTGCAGACAAAAGGGAAACGTCTTCAAAATCAAAGGTTACACTGAAATCGGCAGAAACGACGAAAATGGTTTGAGGAATGCCGTTGGCAATGTCAGCCCTGTTTCTGTAGCCGTCAACGCAAAAGACTTCCAACACTATGGAGGTGGCATTTACGATAGCTCAAGCTGCTCAAACTCAATCAACCACGGAGTCTTGGCTGTTGGTTACAATAGCGAGAACGGACATAACTACTGGATCGTTAAGAACTCCTGGGGTACGGGCTGGGGAGAGGGTGGTTACATCAGAATGGCTAGGGGCCACAACTTGTGCGCCATTGCTTCTCAAGCATGCTACCCCAACTTGTAA